From Gammaproteobacteria bacterium, one genomic window encodes:
- a CDS encoding prolipoprotein diacylglyceryl transferase, which yields MLTYPDIDPIALQLGPLRIHWYGITYLVGFLGFWALGVLRAKQPHSPVTPEQVGDMLFYGVLGVILGGRLGYIFFYNLPAFLNDPLILFQIWQGGMSFHGGLIGVVIAAAIYSRRYQTGFVRLCDFIAPMMPVGLGAGRIGNFINGELWGAPTSLPWGMIFPGAGPEPRHPSQLYEALLEGVLLFVILWLFSNKARPTGAVCGLFLVAYGAFRCLVEFVRLPDAHIGYLAFGWLTLGQVLTLPMIVLGLALMTFAYRGQGRRETA from the coding sequence ATGCTGACCTACCCCGACATCGACCCCATCGCGCTGCAGCTAGGACCCCTCAGGATTCACTGGTATGGGATTACGTACCTGGTCGGATTCTTGGGTTTCTGGGCACTGGGCGTGTTGCGCGCGAAGCAGCCGCACTCGCCGGTCACGCCAGAACAGGTTGGCGACATGCTGTTTTACGGCGTGCTCGGCGTGATTCTGGGCGGGCGTCTGGGCTATATATTTTTTTACAATCTGCCGGCGTTTCTAAACGACCCGCTGATCCTGTTCCAGATCTGGCAGGGCGGCATGAGTTTTCACGGCGGGCTGATCGGCGTGGTGATCGCCGCGGCGATCTACAGCCGCCGTTACCAGACAGGCTTCGTACGTCTCTGCGATTTTATCGCGCCCATGATGCCCGTCGGACTGGGCGCCGGCCGCATCGGGAATTTTATCAACGGCGAGCTATGGGGCGCGCCAACCAGCCTGCCCTGGGGCATGATCTTTCCCGGCGCCGGACCGGAGCCGCGGCATCCTTCGCAATTGTACGAAGCGCTGCTGGAAGGCGTGCTGCTGTTTGTCATTCTGTGGCTGTTCTCGAACAAAGCGCGACCTACCGGCGCGGTGTGCGGCCTGTTTCTTGTCGCATATGGCGCATTCCGTTGTCTGGTCGAGTTCGTGCGTCTGCCCGACGCGCACATCGGTTATCTTGCCTTCGGCTGGCTTACGCTGGGACAGGTGCTTACCCTGCCGATGATTGTTCTGGGGCTCGCGCTGATGACGTTCGCGTATCGCGGGCAAGGCCGGCGGGAGACCGCGTAA